A window of the Lysinibacillus irui genome harbors these coding sequences:
- the ffh gene encoding signal recognition particle protein, whose protein sequence is MAFEGLAERLQGTIQKIKGKGKVSEQDVKEMMREVRFALIEADVNLKVVKEFVKKVSERAVGVDVMQSLTPGQQVIKIVQDELTELMGGEQSPIKFNTKPPTVIMMVGLQGAGKTTTTGKLANVLRKKYNRKPLLVAADVYRPAAVQQLETLGKQLSIPVFALGTDISPVEIARQAIEKAKEEHHDVVIIDTAGRLHIDEDLMQELKDIRALKEPDEVFLVVDAMTGQDAVNVAESFNEAIGITGVVLTKLDGDTRGGAALSIRSVTQKPIKFVGMGEKMDALEPFHPERMASRILGMGDVLSLIEKAQATVDEAKAKELEEKFKSQTFTFDDFVEQLQQVKKMGPLDEILKMLPGANKIKGLDNVKVDDKQMGRVEAIIYSMTPAEKTNPEIINGSRKKRIAKGSGTSIQEVNRLIKQFDEMKKMMKQMTGMASGKGKKKMKLPGFDSLFK, encoded by the coding sequence ATGGCTTTTGAAGGATTAGCGGAACGACTCCAAGGAACGATCCAAAAGATTAAAGGCAAAGGGAAAGTATCAGAGCAAGATGTCAAAGAAATGATGCGAGAAGTCCGATTTGCTTTAATTGAGGCGGATGTTAACTTAAAAGTAGTCAAAGAATTCGTAAAAAAGGTAAGTGAACGTGCTGTTGGTGTTGATGTTATGCAAAGCTTAACACCAGGTCAGCAAGTTATTAAAATTGTACAAGATGAATTAACAGAATTAATGGGTGGCGAACAAAGCCCCATTAAGTTTAATACAAAGCCACCAACTGTCATTATGATGGTCGGTCTACAAGGTGCAGGGAAAACGACAACTACAGGTAAATTGGCAAATGTATTACGTAAAAAATATAATCGTAAGCCATTGCTAGTTGCCGCTGACGTTTATCGTCCGGCAGCCGTTCAACAATTAGAGACATTAGGTAAACAGTTATCGATACCTGTATTTGCATTAGGTACTGACATTTCTCCAGTAGAAATTGCACGTCAGGCTATTGAAAAGGCGAAAGAAGAGCATCATGATGTCGTGATCATCGATACGGCAGGTCGTTTGCATATAGATGAGGACTTAATGCAGGAATTAAAGGATATTCGTGCGTTAAAAGAGCCAGATGAAGTATTTCTTGTTGTTGATGCCATGACAGGTCAGGATGCAGTCAATGTAGCAGAAAGCTTTAATGAAGCAATCGGCATTACTGGGGTAGTTTTAACAAAGCTTGATGGTGATACACGTGGTGGTGCGGCACTATCTATCCGTTCTGTGACTCAAAAGCCAATTAAATTTGTTGGGATGGGCGAAAAGATGGATGCGCTGGAGCCATTCCACCCAGAACGTATGGCATCACGTATTTTAGGTATGGGTGATGTGCTGTCATTAATCGAGAAAGCCCAAGCAACGGTTGATGAGGCAAAGGCAAAAGAACTTGAAGAAAAGTTCAAGTCTCAAACCTTTACATTTGATGATTTTGTTGAACAATTACAGCAAGTCAAGAAAATGGGACCTCTTGATGAAATATTAAAAATGCTTCCTGGTGCAAATAAAATTAAAGGCTTAGACAATGTAAAAGTCGATGATAAGCAAATGGGACGGGTGGAGGCTATTATTTATTCCATGACGCCTGCTGAAAAGACCAACCCCGAGATTATTAATGGTAGCCGTAAAAAACGTATTGCTAAAGGCTCAGGGACGTCTATTCAAGAGGTTAATCGTCTGATCAAGCAATTTGATGAAATGAAAAAAATGATGAAGCAAATGACTGGAATGGCAAGTGGTAAAGGGAAGAAAAAAATGAAATTACCAGGCTTTGATTCATTGTTTAAATAA
- the rpsP gene encoding 30S ribosomal protein S16, with translation MAVKIRLKRMGAKKSPFYRIVVADARSPRDGRSIETVGTYNPLTQPATVNIDEEKALKWLADGAKPSDTVRNLFSEQGIMEKFHNQKFSK, from the coding sequence ATGGCAGTTAAAATTCGCTTAAAACGTATGGGAGCTAAAAAATCTCCTTTCTATCGTATCGTAGTTGCAGACGCTCGTTCACCACGTGACGGTCGTTCAATTGAAACAGTTGGTACTTACAACCCACTAACTCAACCAGCTACTGTAAACATTGATGAAGAGAAAGCTCTTAAATGGTTAGCTGACGGTGCAAAACCATCAGATACAGTACGTAACCTGTTCTCAGAACAAGGAATCATGGAAAAATTCCATAACCAAAAATTCAGTAAATAA
- the acpP gene encoding acyl carrier protein codes for MSTVLERVTKVIVDRLGVEESEVTLEASFRDDLGADSLDVVELVMELEDEFDMEISDEDAEKISTVGSAISYIESKIG; via the coding sequence TTGTCTACAGTATTAGAACGTGTAACAAAAGTAATCGTGGACCGTTTAGGTGTTGAAGAAAGCGAAGTAACACTTGAAGCTTCTTTCCGTGATGATTTAGGTGCTGACTCATTAGACGTAGTTGAGCTTGTAATGGAGCTTGAAGACGAATTCGATATGGAAATTTCTGATGAAGATGCTGAAAAAATCTCAACAGTAGGTTCTGCAATTTCATACATCGAAAGTAAAATTGGCTAA
- the lepB gene encoding signal peptidase I, whose product MEKQVKEKNELWEWTKALLIAFAIAAIIRYFLFTPIAVDGESMMPTLEDGDRMIVNKIGYKIGEPKRFDIVVFHAPEQKNYIKRVIGLPGDTLEYKDDQLYINGEPIDEPYLDAYKAQITGGTLTEDFTLKDIDVSLDTIPEGYVFVMGDNRRNSKDSRHIGLVEQKEIIGNTSLIFWPFSDIKIVK is encoded by the coding sequence ATGGAAAAACAGGTGAAAGAAAAGAATGAATTATGGGAATGGACAAAAGCACTATTAATTGCATTTGCGATTGCTGCAATTATTCGATATTTTTTATTTACACCCATAGCAGTTGATGGAGAGTCCATGATGCCAACCCTTGAAGATGGCGATCGAATGATTGTGAATAAAATTGGTTATAAAATAGGTGAACCGAAACGTTTTGATATCGTTGTATTTCATGCACCTGAACAAAAAAATTATATTAAGCGTGTAATTGGATTGCCGGGGGATACACTGGAGTATAAGGACGATCAATTGTATATCAATGGTGAGCCAATAGATGAGCCCTATTTAGATGCTTATAAAGCGCAAATCACCGGAGGAACCTTAACAGAAGACTTTACCCTAAAAGACATCGATGTTTCTTTGGACACCATTCCTGAAGGATATGTTTTTGTCATGGGGGACAATCGTCGAAATAGTAAAGATAGCCGACATATCGGGCTAGTTGAACAAAAGGAAATTATCGGTAACACCAGTTTAATTTTCTGGCCGTTTAGTGACATAAAAATTGTAAAGTAA
- a CDS encoding putative DNA-binding protein, which produces MLLEKTTRMNFLFDFYQALLTDKQRSYMELYYLDDNSLGEIAESYGVSRQAVYDNIRRTEAMLEEYEEKLCLLEKFQQRTQMLSQLTAGITEKTMTVEEQLALIEQLKEWD; this is translated from the coding sequence ATGCTACTTGAAAAAACAACACGCATGAACTTTCTCTTCGACTTTTATCAAGCATTATTAACAGATAAGCAAAGAAGTTATATGGAACTATACTATTTGGATGATAACTCTTTAGGAGAAATCGCTGAATCGTATGGTGTTTCACGCCAAGCTGTTTACGATAATATTCGTCGAACAGAAGCGATGCTTGAGGAATATGAAGAAAAATTATGTTTACTTGAAAAATTTCAACAACGTACCCAAATGCTGTCGCAATTAACAGCAGGAATAACAGAAAAAACCATGACAGTTGAAGAACAGTTAGCGCTTATAGAACAGCTGAAAGAATGGGATTAG
- the ftsY gene encoding signal recognition particle-docking protein FtsY, with amino-acid sequence MSFFKRLKDKLMGNPAEEEKLEAVDKEQESVESELEESNEPAVIETVDVEVPEQVEESPAMEMVKEAEVEPSFDIEEEQAEIRELAVIEDTPVEEKKPSAWSITQKFKAGLEKTRNSFTSKVNDLVARYRKVDEDFFEELEDLLLQADVGFETVMELMDKLRFEVQRKNIKDTNGIQAVISEKLVEIYEQGEQDLIELNLQPEGELTVILFVGVNGVGKTTTIGKLAHRLKSQGKTVVLAAGDTFRAGAIDQLQVWGDRVGCEVIKQSEGSDPAAVMYDAIRAAKNRKADVLICDTAGRLQNKVNLMNELEKVHRVISREIPNAPHEVLLALDATTGQNALVQAQTFKEATNVTGIVLTKLDGTAKGGIVLAIRNKLHIPVKFVGLGEKMDDLQPFDAERYVYGLFADGLDKELQNSDDE; translated from the coding sequence ATGAGTTTTTTTAAACGATTAAAAGATAAATTAATGGGCAATCCAGCAGAGGAAGAAAAATTAGAAGCAGTTGACAAAGAGCAAGAATCTGTTGAATCAGAGCTAGAGGAGTCAAATGAACCTGCTGTCATTGAGACTGTTGATGTAGAAGTGCCTGAACAAGTAGAAGAGTCTCCAGCAATGGAAATGGTGAAAGAAGCAGAAGTAGAGCCCTCATTCGATATAGAGGAAGAACAGGCAGAAATACGGGAGCTAGCGGTAATTGAGGACACACCGGTAGAGGAAAAAAAGCCATCTGCTTGGTCTATTACACAAAAATTCAAGGCTGGTCTTGAAAAAACGCGTAATTCCTTTACTTCCAAAGTGAATGACCTTGTTGCTCGTTACCGTAAAGTAGATGAGGATTTCTTTGAAGAATTAGAGGATTTACTTTTACAAGCTGATGTCGGTTTTGAAACGGTTATGGAACTCATGGATAAACTACGTTTCGAAGTTCAACGTAAAAATATTAAAGATACGAATGGCATCCAGGCAGTTATTTCAGAGAAGCTTGTAGAAATTTATGAGCAAGGCGAACAAGATTTAATTGAGCTTAATTTGCAGCCAGAGGGTGAATTGACAGTTATCCTATTTGTTGGGGTAAATGGTGTGGGGAAAACGACTACGATTGGTAAACTAGCGCACCGTTTAAAATCTCAAGGAAAAACGGTTGTTTTAGCTGCAGGTGATACGTTCCGTGCTGGTGCTATTGATCAATTACAAGTGTGGGGCGATCGTGTTGGTTGTGAAGTTATTAAACAATCTGAGGGCTCTGACCCAGCGGCAGTGATGTATGACGCCATTCGTGCAGCAAAAAATAGAAAAGCCGATGTGTTAATTTGTGATACGGCAGGACGTTTGCAAAATAAAGTGAACTTAATGAATGAGCTAGAAAAGGTACATCGTGTTATTTCACGTGAAATTCCAAACGCTCCACATGAAGTATTATTAGCTTTAGATGCTACAACAGGTCAAAACGCGCTTGTTCAAGCACAGACTTTTAAAGAAGCAACAAATGTAACCGGTATTGTCTTAACAAAGCTTGATGGAACTGCAAAGGGTGGTATTGTCCTTGCTATTCGTAACAAGTTACACATTCCTGTGAAATTTGTTGGCCTTGGTGAGAAAATGGATGATCTACAGCCATTCGATGCAGAACGCTATGTTTATGGTTTATTTGCAGATGGTTTAGATAAAGAATTACAAAATAGTGATGATGAATAG
- the smc gene encoding chromosome segregation protein SMC, which produces MFLKRLEVIGFKSFAERIGIDFVPGVTAVVGPNGSGKSNVTDAIRWVLGEQSAKSLRGAKMEDVIFAGSDSRKPLNFAEVTLILDNTDEQLAFSYTEVSVTRRVYRSGDSEYLLNNQQCRLKDITDLFMDSGLGKEAFSIISQGRVDEILNSRPDDRRSIFEEAAGVLKYKIRKKKAEHKLVETDENLYRVLDILHELDNRLEPLEMQASSARDYVQMSTELKDFDIAILVHDFKNCAQSLHALKAEFTDLTATEQKQDQDIATIDKQTTNIRKLLKELDDYLDASQADLVNATMEVERWDGRKALMAEKRQNASNQLQQLNTTLQEAKEEVEILLVQEQEKKEVFSDKQRAVTVLKQSIKQLEQSLNRSVTEIEQEIEEQKNRYIDSLNEEATIKNELKNIDQQLAQQKAMAARMSDQTDEFGQELMQIVAEKNKLVAEHTATTNDLQDKLEQYETLQIQLKNVNTTFTEKQDMLYKAYQHQQQLKARKDTLAELEADFSGFFQGVKEVLLARDKGELQGIEGAVAELIQVDGKYSQAIETALGAASQHIVTVNERHAQQAIHWLKQKRAGRATFLPKTVMKSRKINLATIQLAIEHPAFIQMADALVTFSDDNRTIVENLLGNVIVAANLEGASQIARLCGFRYRVVTLDGDIVNAGGSLTGGALKQQSSLFSRKAELEDLILKLESLQASIYSAEQAVSEEKEKLATLREQVEQLKLDGEQLRNDEMQLASRIRELEVVEKSLSARVSFASTETQDVKTREEALLTQKQVAVERLNALALELVEINETVEQLSKVKLQSETEKDVLREQLAEKRSELAVMQEQMSQVQITTAELALQLNKAQQKVINISQEIMWLQSDESTNHLSDEEVEEQVATWKARRDALQETISQKKEEKVGQQQELSALEEQLKEMQRIHKGYLEAIRANELKRNRLEYEMDNFTEQLEENYQLTFEEAEDEALAIEDEEFVRRRVKLLKKSIEELGPVNIGAIEEYERVLERHTFLTEQREDLLAAQETLHEAIKEMDEEMTLRFSETFYAIREQFKRVFRELFGGGQADLVLIDPQNLLETGIDIVAQPPGKKLQNLSLLSGGERALTAIALLFSILNIRPVPFCILDEVEAALDEANVVRYSQYLKKFSNDTQFIVITHRKGTMEGADVLYGITMQESGVSKLVSVKLEDEPVLAEQRSEQA; this is translated from the coding sequence ATGTTCCTTAAACGACTAGAAGTGATTGGCTTTAAATCTTTTGCGGAACGCATTGGAATTGATTTTGTTCCCGGTGTTACAGCGGTTGTTGGACCAAATGGCAGCGGAAAAAGTAATGTCACGGATGCGATTCGTTGGGTTCTTGGGGAGCAATCTGCAAAGTCGTTACGTGGGGCAAAGATGGAAGATGTTATTTTTGCGGGAAGTGACTCTCGTAAGCCACTCAATTTTGCAGAGGTAACTCTTATATTAGATAATACTGACGAGCAACTTGCTTTTTCCTATACAGAAGTCAGTGTAACAAGACGCGTATACCGTTCAGGTGATAGTGAATATTTATTAAATAACCAACAGTGTCGCCTGAAGGATATTACGGACTTGTTTATGGATTCAGGTCTTGGAAAAGAAGCATTTTCAATCATTTCTCAAGGCCGTGTTGATGAAATTTTAAATAGCCGACCCGATGACCGACGTTCCATTTTTGAAGAGGCAGCTGGCGTATTAAAGTATAAAATAAGAAAGAAAAAAGCGGAGCATAAGCTTGTTGAGACAGATGAAAATTTGTATCGGGTATTAGATATTCTCCATGAATTAGACAACCGATTAGAGCCGTTAGAAATGCAGGCATCTAGTGCAAGAGACTATGTACAAATGTCTACTGAGCTAAAAGATTTTGATATTGCCATTCTTGTGCATGATTTTAAAAATTGTGCACAATCTTTGCATGCGCTAAAAGCTGAATTTACCGATTTGACTGCAACAGAGCAAAAACAAGATCAAGATATTGCTACTATTGATAAACAGACAACCAATATTCGTAAGTTATTAAAAGAACTCGATGATTATTTGGATGCTTCACAGGCTGATCTTGTCAATGCCACAATGGAAGTAGAACGTTGGGATGGTCGTAAAGCACTGATGGCTGAAAAGCGACAAAATGCTTCTAATCAACTGCAGCAGCTGAATACGACATTACAAGAGGCTAAAGAAGAAGTAGAGATATTGCTTGTTCAAGAACAGGAGAAAAAAGAAGTTTTCTCCGACAAACAGCGAGCAGTCACAGTGCTGAAACAAAGCATCAAGCAGTTAGAACAATCTTTAAATCGATCAGTTACGGAAATAGAGCAAGAAATTGAAGAGCAAAAAAATAGATATATTGATTCATTGAATGAAGAAGCAACGATTAAGAACGAATTAAAAAATATCGATCAACAATTAGCTCAGCAAAAGGCAATGGCAGCAAGAATGTCCGATCAAACGGATGAATTTGGACAGGAACTTATGCAAATTGTTGCTGAAAAAAATAAGCTAGTAGCGGAACATACTGCTACAACGAATGACTTGCAAGATAAGCTTGAACAATACGAAACATTACAAATACAGTTAAAAAACGTAAACACAACCTTTACTGAAAAGCAGGACATGCTATATAAAGCTTACCAGCACCAACAGCAATTAAAGGCTAGAAAAGATACTTTAGCAGAGCTTGAAGCGGATTTTTCTGGATTCTTCCAAGGTGTTAAAGAAGTTTTACTTGCTCGAGATAAAGGTGAATTACAAGGTATTGAGGGAGCTGTAGCTGAGTTAATTCAAGTTGATGGTAAATATTCACAAGCTATAGAAACAGCTTTAGGTGCTGCTTCCCAACATATTGTTACGGTCAATGAACGCCATGCACAACAAGCTATCCACTGGCTAAAGCAAAAGAGAGCTGGACGTGCTACCTTCTTACCGAAAACTGTCATGAAATCACGCAAAATTAATCTAGCAACGATCCAACTTGCTATAGAGCACCCAGCATTTATTCAAATGGCGGATGCGCTCGTTACTTTTAGTGATGATAATCGAACAATTGTTGAAAACCTTTTAGGGAATGTTATTGTAGCGGCCAATCTTGAAGGTGCGAGTCAAATAGCTCGATTATGTGGTTTCCGCTATCGCGTTGTTACACTTGATGGAGATATTGTCAATGCAGGGGGATCATTAACGGGTGGTGCTCTAAAACAACAATCTTCATTGTTTTCAAGAAAAGCCGAGTTAGAGGACTTAATCCTCAAGTTAGAGTCTTTACAAGCTTCTATTTACAGTGCCGAACAGGCAGTTTCAGAAGAAAAAGAGAAGCTTGCCACTCTTCGCGAGCAAGTGGAACAGTTAAAGCTTGACGGAGAGCAGCTACGAAACGATGAAATGCAATTGGCTAGCCGTATTCGTGAGCTAGAGGTTGTTGAAAAAAGCTTATCGGCTAGAGTATCTTTTGCATCAACCGAGACACAGGATGTAAAAACACGAGAAGAAGCTTTATTAACTCAAAAACAAGTAGCTGTGGAGAGGTTAAATGCATTAGCTCTAGAGCTTGTTGAAATCAATGAAACTGTAGAACAATTGAGTAAAGTTAAATTACAAAGTGAGACAGAGAAAGATGTATTACGAGAGCAACTAGCAGAAAAACGCTCCGAATTAGCGGTAATGCAGGAACAAATGTCTCAAGTGCAAATTACAACTGCTGAACTCGCCCTACAATTAAACAAAGCTCAACAAAAAGTCATAAATATTTCTCAGGAAATAATGTGGCTTCAATCTGATGAATCGACAAATCATTTAAGTGATGAAGAGGTTGAAGAACAGGTTGCTACATGGAAAGCAAGAAGAGATGCCTTACAAGAGACTATTTCTCAAAAGAAAGAAGAGAAAGTAGGGCAACAACAAGAACTCTCTGCTTTAGAAGAACAACTGAAGGAAATGCAACGTATACATAAAGGATACCTTGAGGCGATACGTGCAAACGAGTTGAAACGAAATCGTTTAGAATATGAAATGGACAATTTTACAGAACAACTTGAAGAAAACTATCAGTTGACATTCGAAGAGGCAGAAGATGAAGCTCTTGCAATTGAAGATGAAGAGTTTGTGCGACGACGTGTGAAACTGTTAAAAAAATCAATAGAAGAGCTTGGACCTGTTAATATAGGTGCGATTGAGGAATATGAGCGAGTGCTTGAGCGTCATACTTTCTTAACTGAACAAAGAGAAGATTTGCTTGCTGCACAGGAAACATTGCATGAAGCTATCAAAGAAATGGATGAAGAAATGACATTGCGTTTTAGCGAAACGTTCTATGCAATCCGAGAGCAATTCAAACGTGTTTTCCGTGAATTATTTGGTGGCGGGCAAGCAGATTTAGTATTAATTGACCCACAAAATTTATTGGAAACAGGTATTGATATTGTGGCACAGCCTCCAGGTAAAAAACTTCAAAATCTAAGCTTGCTATCTGGTGGTGAACGAGCACTAACAGCAATCGCTCTATTATTCTCTATCTTGAATATACGACCTGTACCGTTTTGTATTCTCGATGAAGTAGAGGCTGCTTTAGACGAGGCAAATGTTGTGCGCTATAGCCAATATTTGAAGAAATTTAGTAACGATACGCAATTCATTGTCATTACCCATCGTAAAGGTACGATGGAGGGAGCCGATGTCCTGTATGGTATTACGATGCAAGAATCGGGTGTGTCGAAACTTGTTTCAGTAAAATTAGAAGATGAACCCGTACTTGCGGAGCAAAGGAGCGAACAAGCATGA
- the rnc gene encoding ribonuclease III, translating to MAMKRKGTMQKSGVLPEKVRNQFELLQHELNITFINKNLLYQAFTHSSYVNEHRRKLFTDNERLEFLGDAVLELSVSKYLFEKYPNMSEGELTKLRASIVCEPSLVIFANELGFGRFVLLGKGEELTGGRERPALLADVFESFVGALYLDQDLQTVVSFLERIVFPKVEVGAFSHVMDFKSQLQEMVQQTNNGLLHYEIIDEKGPAHNRTFVSSVLLNGQELGIGRGKSKKEAEQQAAQCAMRVMREEAANEEA from the coding sequence ATGGCTATGAAAAGAAAAGGAACTATGCAGAAATCTGGCGTACTTCCTGAAAAAGTACGCAACCAATTCGAGCTGTTACAGCATGAATTAAATATCACATTTATTAATAAAAATTTATTGTATCAAGCATTCACGCATTCATCTTATGTGAATGAGCATCGCCGTAAACTATTTACGGATAATGAGCGTCTTGAATTTTTAGGAGACGCAGTACTTGAACTGTCTGTTTCTAAATATCTTTTTGAGAAATACCCAAATATGAGCGAGGGTGAGTTAACAAAGTTAAGAGCATCCATTGTTTGTGAGCCATCACTAGTTATTTTTGCTAATGAGTTAGGCTTTGGACGCTTTGTTTTACTAGGAAAAGGTGAGGAATTAACAGGTGGTCGGGAACGCCCAGCGCTACTTGCAGATGTGTTTGAGTCATTTGTAGGTGCCTTATATTTAGATCAAGATTTACAAACGGTCGTATCATTTTTAGAACGTATCGTGTTCCCAAAAGTAGAAGTCGGTGCTTTTTCGCATGTGATGGATTTTAAAAGTCAATTGCAAGAAATGGTACAGCAAACCAATAATGGACTTCTTCATTATGAGATTATAGATGAAAAAGGGCCGGCACATAATCGTACCTTTGTATCAAGCGTATTATTGAACGGACAAGAGCTTGGTATTGGTCGTGGAAAATCAAAAAAAGAAGCCGAGCAGCAAGCTGCACAATGTGCAATGCGAGTGATGCGTGAAGAAGCTGCAAATGAGGAGGCTTAA
- the rplS gene encoding 50S ribosomal protein L19 produces MSNIIAEITKAQLRTDLPAFRPGDTVKVHVKVVEGTRERIQIFEGVVIKRRGGGISETFTVRKISYGVGVERTFPVHTPKIANLEVVRRGKVRRAKLYYLRNLRGKAARIKEIR; encoded by the coding sequence ATGTCAAACATTATTGCAGAAATTACAAAAGCTCAGCTTCGCACTGATCTACCAGCTTTCCGTCCTGGTGATACTGTTAAGGTACACGTGAAAGTAGTAGAGGGTACTCGTGAACGTATCCAAATCTTCGAAGGTGTAGTAATTAAACGTCGTGGTGGCGGTATTAGCGAAACTTTCACAGTTCGTAAAATTTCTTACGGTGTAGGTGTTGAACGTACATTCCCTGTACACACACCAAAAATCGCTAACCTAGAAGTTGTACGTCGTGGTAAAGTACGTCGTGCTAAACTTTACTACCTACGTAACCTACGTGGTAAAGCTGCTCGTATTAAAGAAATTCGATAA
- a CDS encoding KH domain-containing protein, which translates to MKQLIEAIVLPLVDYPEEVRIETDENANRIVYKLFVHPEDRGKVIGKQGRVAKAIRTIVYSAAGSHHQKKTYVDILD; encoded by the coding sequence TTGAAGCAGCTGATTGAAGCAATCGTTTTACCGTTAGTCGATTATCCAGAAGAAGTTCGTATTGAGACGGATGAAAATGCAAATCGAATTGTTTATAAACTTTTTGTTCATCCAGAGGATCGAGGGAAAGTCATAGGCAAGCAAGGGCGAGTAGCGAAAGCGATTCGTACAATTGTTTATTCAGCGGCAGGTAGTCACCATCAAAAGAAGACCTACGTCGATATATTGGATTAA
- the trmD gene encoding tRNA (guanosine(37)-N1)-methyltransferase TrmD — MNIHVLSLFPDMFSGVFGASILKKAQEKGAVKLEVTDIRTFSVNKHNQVDDYPYGGGAGMVLKPEPMFSAVEAITAGKQPRIILMCPQGERFTQKKAEELAQETELVFLCGHYEGYDERIRQHLVTDEISIGDFVLTGGELGAMTVIDSVVRLLPGVLGQEDSHIQDSFSTGLLEHPHYTRPAEFRGMKVPDVLLSGNHAKIEQWREEQSLKRTFERRPDLLEHYPLTDKQKLYLEKLKNNHQDA; from the coding sequence ATGAATATTCATGTACTAAGCCTATTCCCAGATATGTTTTCTGGCGTTTTTGGAGCGTCGATATTAAAGAAAGCACAAGAAAAAGGCGCTGTAAAACTAGAGGTAACGGATATTCGTACATTTTCGGTGAACAAGCACAATCAAGTTGATGACTATCCATATGGTGGTGGAGCAGGCATGGTATTAAAGCCTGAACCTATGTTTAGTGCAGTAGAGGCAATAACTGCAGGAAAACAGCCACGTATCATTTTAATGTGTCCACAGGGTGAAAGATTTACTCAGAAAAAGGCAGAGGAGCTAGCACAGGAAACGGAATTAGTTTTCTTATGCGGGCATTATGAGGGCTATGATGAACGTATACGTCAGCATCTTGTGACAGATGAAATCTCCATTGGTGATTTTGTGTTAACAGGTGGCGAGTTAGGAGCTATGACCGTTATTGATAGTGTAGTTAGACTGTTACCTGGTGTATTAGGGCAAGAAGATTCACATATTCAAGATTCTTTTTCAACAGGTTTATTGGAGCATCCCCATTATACACGACCTGCGGAGTTTCGTGGAATGAAGGTACCTGATGTTTTACTTTCGGGAAATCATGCTAAAATCGAGCAATGGCGAGAGGAACAATCGCTGAAAAGAACTTTTGAGCGTCGACCAGACTTACTCGAGCATTATCCATTAACAGACAAGCAAAAATTGTATCTAGAAAAACTAAAAAACAATCATCAAGATGCTTGA
- the rimM gene encoding ribosome maturation factor RimM (Essential for efficient processing of 16S rRNA), protein MEWFNVGRIVNTHGIRGEIRVLSTTDFEEERFAVGNKLAAFKKDDKKPTWVTIESVRRHKNFILLTFEGMNNINLVEPFKEGMLKVTKDQMTDDLLEENEFFFHEIIGCTVISEDGQTIGIVADILQTGANDVWVVKGSKKEHYIPYIEDIVKDIDVEEKKIVIHVMEGLL, encoded by the coding sequence ATGGAATGGTTTAATGTAGGTCGTATAGTCAATACACATGGTATTCGTGGTGAAATACGTGTGCTATCGACAACAGACTTTGAAGAAGAACGTTTTGCAGTAGGGAATAAGCTTGCTGCCTTTAAAAAAGACGATAAAAAGCCAACATGGGTGACTATTGAATCTGTACGTCGTCATAAAAACTTTATTTTGTTAACCTTTGAAGGTATGAACAATATTAATTTAGTCGAGCCATTTAAAGAAGGCATGCTAAAAGTGACAAAAGATCAAATGACTGATGATCTACTTGAAGAAAATGAATTCTTTTTCCATGAAATAATAGGTTGTACTGTTATTTCTGAAGACGGCCAAACAATTGGTATTGTGGCAGATATCCTGCAAACAGGGGCAAATGATGTGTGGGTAGTCAAAGGTTCGAAAAAAGAGCATTATATCCCTTATATAGAAGATATCGTAAAAGATATAGATGTTGAAGAAAAGAAAATAGTAATTCATGTAATGGAAGGTCTATTATGA